From Streptomyces yatensis, one genomic window encodes:
- a CDS encoding extracellular solute-binding protein produces the protein MKRGLIAATGVAAMLVSVAACGSDGDDKKAGADGFKGETLTVWAMDGSTPEGWTKDVKAAFEKKTGAKLKLEIQQWNGIQQKVTTALSESNPPDVLEIGNTQTPSYAQTGGLAELDDLKKSIGADWSESINKSAVYDGKQYAAPWYAANRVVLYNKKIWAEAGIKDTPKTRTEFFKDLDTIGKKTDAEPLYLPGQNWYFFDGLTIGTGADLVKKDGDKWVSNLADPKVAKAMDIYKQYQAFSKAPKDKDEATPQQGEVFAKGKTGAFIGMGWEAGIAIKANPKIEKDIGYFTIPGETAGKPEGVFLGGSNLAVAAGSEKQELAKEFLKIALNDTYEGQLAKEGGVIPNKESLQAQLKGNPAGLAAAPAAATGGTTPLIPEWAPVENAPNPVKTYMTAVLTGKSPAEAAKSVEGELNKRLSQER, from the coding sequence GTGAAGCGTGGGCTCATAGCGGCGACGGGTGTCGCGGCAATGCTGGTATCCGTCGCGGCCTGTGGGTCCGACGGCGACGACAAAAAGGCCGGAGCGGACGGTTTCAAGGGCGAGACGCTGACCGTCTGGGCGATGGACGGCTCCACGCCCGAAGGCTGGACGAAGGATGTCAAGGCCGCTTTCGAGAAGAAGACGGGCGCCAAGCTGAAGCTGGAGATCCAGCAGTGGAACGGCATTCAGCAGAAGGTGACCACCGCTCTCTCGGAATCCAATCCGCCGGACGTCCTGGAGATCGGCAACACCCAGACGCCGTCGTACGCGCAGACCGGCGGACTGGCCGAACTGGATGACCTGAAGAAGTCGATCGGCGCCGACTGGTCGGAGTCGATCAACAAGTCCGCGGTCTACGACGGCAAGCAGTACGCGGCGCCGTGGTACGCGGCCAACCGGGTCGTCCTCTACAACAAGAAGATCTGGGCCGAGGCCGGGATCAAGGACACCCCCAAGACCCGTACCGAGTTCTTCAAGGACCTCGACACCATCGGGAAGAAGACGGACGCCGAGCCGCTCTATCTCCCGGGTCAGAACTGGTACTTCTTCGACGGGCTGACCATCGGCACCGGCGCCGACCTCGTCAAGAAGGACGGGGACAAGTGGGTCTCCAACCTCGCCGACCCCAAGGTCGCCAAGGCCATGGACATCTACAAGCAGTACCAGGCCTTCAGCAAGGCCCCCAAGGACAAGGACGAGGCCACCCCGCAGCAGGGCGAGGTCTTCGCCAAGGGCAAGACCGGCGCGTTCATCGGCATGGGCTGGGAAGCCGGTATCGCGATCAAGGCCAACCCGAAGATCGAGAAGGACATCGGCTACTTCACCATCCCGGGTGAGACCGCCGGCAAGCCGGAGGGCGTCTTCCTCGGCGGCTCCAACCTCGCGGTCGCCGCGGGCAGCGAAAAGCAGGAGCTGGCCAAGGAGTTCCTGAAGATCGCGCTCAATGACACCTACGAGGGACAGCTCGCCAAGGAAGGCGGCGTCATCCCCAACAAGGAGTCGCTCCAGGCGCAGCTCAAGGGCAACCCCGCAGGGCTCGCCGCCGCACCGGCCGCCGCGACCGGCGGCACCACCCCGCTGATCCCCGAATGGGCCCCGGTGGAGAACGCCCCGAACCCGGTCAAGACCTATATGACCGCGGTGCTCACCGGTAAGTCGCCCGCCGAGGCGGCCAAGTCGGTCGAAGGCGAGCTGAACAAGCGCCTCAGCCAGGAGCGTTGA
- a CDS encoding GntR family transcriptional regulator has protein sequence METEGATAATAAITTAESDGNGSAGARTARVPKYYRLKRHLLEMTETLPPGTPVPPERTLAAEFDTSRTTVRQALQELVVEGRLERIQGKGTFVAKPKVSQALQLTSYTEDMKAQGLEPTSQLLDIGYVTADDRLSGLLDIAAGGRVLRIERLRLASGEPMAIETTHLSAKRFPALRRSLVKYTSLYTALAEVYDVRLAEAEETIETSLATPREAGLLGTDVGLPMLMLSRHSRDASGEPVEWVRSVYRGDRYKFVARLQRPNG, from the coding sequence ATGGAGACCGAGGGGGCAACGGCGGCAACGGCGGCCATCACGACGGCCGAGAGCGACGGCAACGGCTCCGCTGGGGCGCGGACCGCACGCGTCCCGAAGTACTACCGCCTCAAGCGCCACTTGCTGGAGATGACCGAGACGCTGCCACCCGGCACCCCGGTCCCCCCGGAGCGCACCCTGGCCGCCGAGTTCGACACCTCGCGCACCACCGTGCGCCAGGCGTTGCAGGAGCTGGTCGTCGAGGGGCGTCTTGAGCGGATCCAGGGCAAGGGCACCTTCGTGGCCAAGCCCAAGGTCTCCCAGGCGCTGCAACTCACCTCGTACACCGAGGACATGAAGGCCCAGGGCCTGGAGCCCACCTCCCAGCTCCTGGACATCGGCTATGTCACCGCCGACGACCGGCTCTCCGGGCTGCTGGACATCGCCGCCGGCGGGCGGGTGCTGCGCATCGAGCGGCTGCGGCTGGCCAGCGGTGAGCCGATGGCGATCGAGACCACCCATCTGTCCGCCAAGCGCTTCCCCGCGCTGCGCCGCAGCCTGGTGAAGTACACCTCGCTCTACACGGCGCTGGCCGAGGTGTACGACGTCCGCCTGGCCGAGGCCGAGGAGACCATCGAGACCTCGCTGGCCACCCCGCGCGAGGCGGGGCTGCTGGGCACCGATGTGGGGCTGCCGATGCTGATGCTCTCGCGCCATTCGCGGGACGCGTCCGGGGAGCCGGTGGAGTGGGTGCGGTCGGTCTACCGCGGGGACCGCTACAAGTTCGTGGCCCGGCTCCAGCGGCCGAACGGCTGA
- a CDS encoding DUF3311 domain-containing protein, whose protein sequence is MSDTSASPGRRPVVTPTRVVAALCLIAPFVGMLWVGSYAKVEPTLIGIPFFYWYQMLWVPISAVLTSVAYVLVRREKRARTGGESA, encoded by the coding sequence ATGTCAGACACGTCCGCTTCACCCGGCAGGAGACCGGTCGTGACGCCTACGCGCGTCGTGGCCGCCCTGTGCCTGATCGCACCCTTTGTTGGGATGCTCTGGGTCGGCTCGTACGCCAAGGTCGAGCCGACCCTCATCGGGATCCCGTTCTTCTACTGGTACCAGATGCTCTGGGTACCGATCTCGGCCGTGCTGACCTCGGTCGCCTACGTCCTGGTCCGCCGTGAGAAGCGGGCGCGCACGGGGGGTGAGTCGGCATGA
- the mctP gene encoding monocarboxylate uptake permease MctP has protein sequence MNGGVNGVALAVFIFFFVVVTAMGFLAARWRRAENANNLDEWGLGGRSFGTWITWFLLGGDLYTAYTFVAVPAAIYAAGASGFFAVPYTILVYPLIFTFLPRLWSVSHKHGYVTTSDFVRGRFGSKGLSLAVAITGILATMPYIALQLVGIQAVLDVMGVGGGENTNWFIKDLPLLIAFGVLAAYTYSSGLRAPALIAFVKDTLIYIVIAVAIIYIPIKLGGFDDIFSAANDKFTKAGAGSLAPPAEGQWAYGTLALGSALALFMYPHSITATLSSRSREVIRRNTTILPLYSLMLGLLALLGFMAIAAGVKVENGQLAIPQLFEDMFPDWFTGIAFAAIGIGALVPAAIMSIAAANLFTRNIYKDFLRPNATPQEETKVSKLVSLLVKVGALIFVLGMDKTVAINFQLLGGIWILQTFPALVGGLFTRWFHRWALLAGWAVGMVYGTWKAYDTPSGTQKHFGNTADMPAIGEIGYIGFTAIALNVLVTVVLTVVLRALKAPDGIDETTAADYKADAGDPGVQADLPPATAGSPGGH, from the coding sequence ATGAACGGCGGAGTGAACGGCGTCGCACTCGCCGTCTTCATCTTCTTCTTCGTGGTCGTCACGGCCATGGGGTTCCTGGCCGCGCGCTGGCGCCGCGCCGAGAACGCCAACAACCTCGACGAATGGGGACTGGGCGGCCGCAGCTTCGGCACCTGGATCACCTGGTTCCTGCTGGGCGGCGACCTCTACACCGCGTACACCTTCGTCGCCGTCCCGGCGGCGATCTACGCGGCGGGCGCGTCCGGCTTCTTCGCCGTCCCGTACACCATCCTGGTCTACCCGCTGATCTTCACCTTCCTGCCGCGCCTGTGGTCGGTGTCCCATAAGCACGGGTATGTCACCACGTCGGACTTCGTCCGCGGCCGTTTCGGCTCCAAGGGGCTCTCGCTGGCCGTCGCGATCACCGGCATCCTCGCGACGATGCCGTACATCGCCCTCCAGCTCGTCGGCATCCAGGCGGTGCTGGACGTGATGGGCGTCGGCGGCGGGGAGAACACCAACTGGTTCATCAAGGACCTGCCGCTGCTGATCGCCTTCGGCGTCCTCGCGGCGTACACCTACTCCTCCGGGCTGCGCGCGCCCGCGCTGATCGCCTTCGTCAAGGACACCCTGATCTACATCGTCATCGCGGTGGCGATCATCTACATCCCGATCAAGCTGGGTGGCTTCGACGACATCTTCAGCGCGGCGAACGACAAGTTCACCAAGGCGGGAGCGGGATCGCTCGCACCCCCGGCGGAGGGGCAATGGGCCTACGGCACCCTGGCCCTGGGCTCGGCGCTCGCCCTGTTCATGTATCCGCACTCGATCACCGCGACGCTCTCCAGCCGCAGCCGTGAGGTGATCCGCCGCAACACCACGATCCTGCCGCTGTACTCCCTGATGCTGGGGCTGCTGGCGCTGCTCGGCTTCATGGCCATCGCAGCCGGGGTGAAGGTCGAAAACGGCCAGCTGGCCATCCCCCAGCTCTTCGAGGACATGTTCCCCGACTGGTTCACGGGCATCGCCTTCGCCGCGATCGGCATCGGCGCCCTCGTCCCGGCGGCCATCATGTCGATCGCCGCGGCGAACCTCTTCACCCGCAACATCTACAAGGACTTCCTGCGGCCGAACGCCACGCCGCAGGAGGAGACCAAGGTCTCCAAGCTGGTCTCGCTGCTGGTGAAGGTCGGCGCGCTGATCTTCGTGCTGGGCATGGACAAGACCGTCGCGATCAACTTCCAGCTGCTGGGCGGCATCTGGATCCTCCAGACCTTCCCGGCGCTGGTGGGCGGCCTGTTCACCCGCTGGTTCCACCGCTGGGCGCTGCTGGCGGGCTGGGCGGTCGGCATGGTCTACGGCACGTGGAAGGCGTACGACACCCCGAGCGGCACCCAGAAGCACTTCGGCAACACCGCCGATATGCCCGCCATCGGGGAGATCGGCTACATCGGCTTCACCGCGATCGCCCTCAACGTGCTGGTGACCGTCGTCCTGACGGTGGTGCTGCGCGCGCTCAAGGCCCCCGACGGCATCGACGAGACCACCGCCGCCGACTACAAGGCGGACGCGGGCGACCCGGGCGTCCAGGCCGACCTCCCGCCGGCCACGGCGGGCTCCCCCGGCGGCCACTGA
- a CDS encoding TetR/AcrR family transcriptional regulator yields the protein MAGKKQFDMDTALDAAMIQFWRAGYADTSVDDLSRATGLNRSSIYSSLGGKDTLFLRCLDRYAARYGDKYDAALSCAASEPAAAVRAFFDVTLERIADPELPDGCLVAQAAMAIPVLSQGVAAQAKEALGFQRSRLRAALKAGRMTDQDAEAFAEHVAAVNQSLAVMSRAGAGPAQLRAIVGVTVDALSQALRTRT from the coding sequence GTGGCAGGCAAGAAGCAATTCGACATGGACACGGCACTCGACGCCGCGATGATCCAGTTCTGGCGCGCCGGCTACGCCGATACCTCAGTGGACGATCTGTCCCGGGCGACCGGCCTGAACCGCAGCTCCATCTACTCCTCGTTGGGCGGCAAGGACACGCTCTTCCTGCGCTGCCTGGATCGCTATGCCGCGCGCTATGGCGACAAGTACGACGCCGCCCTGTCGTGTGCGGCCTCGGAGCCTGCTGCGGCCGTGCGTGCGTTCTTCGACGTCACCCTCGAGCGCATCGCCGATCCCGAACTGCCGGATGGATGTCTGGTCGCCCAGGCGGCCATGGCGATTCCGGTGCTGAGCCAGGGCGTCGCGGCGCAGGCGAAGGAGGCGCTGGGCTTTCAGCGCTCACGTCTGCGCGCCGCGCTGAAGGCCGGCCGAATGACCGACCAGGACGCCGAGGCCTTCGCCGAACACGTGGCCGCCGTGAACCAGTCTCTCGCCGTCATGAGCAGAGCCGGGGCGGGTCCGGCGCAGCTCCGGGCCATTGTGGGGGTGACCGTCGACGCGCTCTCACAGGCGTTGCGCACGCGCACGTAG
- a CDS encoding alpha/beta fold hydrolase, with the protein MTDPATSARHVSESNPVRELPLHDLPLHDLAGFTHRWVDADGVRLHAVEGGRPTGPALVLLAGFPQTWWAWRKVMPSLADRFHVIAIDLPGQGHSERPERHSYDTHTVAAHVHAAVKALGVSTYWLAAHDIGAWVAFSLALRFESHLRGVALLDAGIPGITLPEAIPTDPDRAWKTWHFAFHLVPDLPETLLTGRERDYVGWFLKVKALAPDTFEDAELDHYAAAVAADGGLRASLAYYRDATESARKNHEALKRQHLTVPILGISSSHGSIPDMAASISPWADHATGVVVPDAGHFIPDEQPEAVAAALADFILDGD; encoded by the coding sequence GTGACTGACCCTGCGACCAGCGCTCGGCACGTCAGCGAAAGCAACCCTGTCCGCGAGCTGCCCCTGCACGACCTGCCCCTGCACGACCTGGCGGGATTCACTCACCGCTGGGTCGACGCCGACGGCGTCCGCCTTCACGCCGTCGAAGGCGGTCGGCCGACCGGCCCGGCCCTTGTCCTGCTCGCCGGATTCCCGCAAACCTGGTGGGCATGGCGAAAGGTCATGCCCAGCCTCGCCGACCGGTTCCACGTCATCGCGATCGACCTGCCGGGTCAGGGCCACTCCGAGCGTCCGGAGCGGCACAGCTACGACACGCACACGGTCGCCGCGCACGTCCACGCCGCCGTGAAGGCTCTCGGAGTGTCGACTTACTGGCTGGCCGCCCACGACATCGGCGCCTGGGTCGCCTTCTCCCTCGCACTCCGATTCGAGAGCCACCTGCGCGGAGTCGCTCTGCTCGACGCCGGAATCCCCGGCATCACCCTCCCCGAAGCGATCCCCACCGACCCGGACCGGGCGTGGAAGACCTGGCATTTCGCGTTCCACCTGGTGCCCGACCTGCCCGAGACGCTGCTCACCGGCCGCGAACGGGACTACGTCGGCTGGTTCCTGAAGGTGAAGGCCCTCGCTCCCGACACATTCGAGGACGCCGAGCTCGACCACTACGCGGCGGCCGTCGCCGCCGACGGTGGCCTCCGCGCGTCCCTCGCCTACTACCGGGACGCCACCGAGTCCGCGCGCAAGAACCACGAGGCGCTCAAGCGGCAGCACCTGACCGTGCCCATCCTCGGAATCTCCAGCAGCCACGGCTCCATCCCGGACATGGCGGCCTCCATCAGCCCCTGGGCCGACCACGCCACCGGAGTGGTCGTGCCCGACGCCGGACACTTCATCCCCGATGAGCAGCCCGAAGCCGTCGCTGCCGCTCTGGCCGATTTCATCCTCGACGGCGACTGA
- a CDS encoding ATP-binding protein, with translation MPAAPLENPWSYSLRLPHDPRAAAIARTTLRAVLARHGMGGLTDPATLVTSEVVTNAYRHTTGPAEMRIRAVEEGRLRISVWDTNPDIPPPFDKPPALFDRSCALAEAAANTEATYGRGLLIVRICADNWGGYTLADELFGRSGKLLWFELAPQSPRDAYEIAA, from the coding sequence ATGCCCGCCGCACCCCTGGAAAACCCCTGGTCGTACTCGCTACGCCTGCCCCACGACCCCCGTGCCGCAGCCATCGCCCGGACCACCCTCCGGGCCGTCCTCGCCCGGCACGGCATGGGTGGCCTCACCGACCCCGCGACCCTCGTGACCAGTGAGGTGGTCACGAATGCCTACCGCCACACCACCGGTCCGGCCGAAATGCGCATCCGCGCCGTGGAGGAGGGGCGTCTGCGGATCAGTGTGTGGGACACCAACCCCGACATCCCGCCGCCCTTCGACAAGCCCCCGGCCCTCTTCGACCGCTCGTGCGCTCTCGCCGAGGCCGCCGCGAACACCGAGGCCACGTACGGGCGCGGCCTGCTCATCGTCCGGATCTGTGCCGACAACTGGGGCGGCTACACCCTCGCCGACGAGCTGTTCGGGCGGAGCGGCAAGCTGCTCTGGTTCGAACTCGCACCGCAGTCGCCCCGCGACGCCTACGAGATCGCCGCCTGA
- a CDS encoding helix-turn-helix domain-containing protein, whose protein sequence is MPQRSVPTARQLRLGTELRRLRERAGLTSTEAGRLLGTNQTAISNIEASRFGVSSERLRALARNYSCADEALIAALVDMTAPRKRGWWEEYREILPTGLLDLAELEHHAVALRTAYIAHIPGLLQTSEHAREIFRQAVPPLPPPDVEHRVSHRVKRQAILYRNKPTPYTAIVHEAALRMRFGGPVTAREQLQHILDMSEHDNIKVLVIPFDAGSFPGSGQSVCYVSGPVPQLDTVQLDAEYGSELLDAAAQLEKYRVVLDRMEAVALPEKRSRDFIRHIVSTLEGE, encoded by the coding sequence ATGCCTCAGAGAAGTGTTCCGACAGCGCGCCAACTCCGTCTCGGCACCGAGCTGCGCAGGCTCCGGGAGCGCGCCGGTTTGACGTCGACCGAGGCCGGGCGCCTACTCGGCACCAATCAGACGGCCATCAGCAACATCGAGGCGAGCAGGTTCGGAGTCAGCTCGGAGCGGCTGCGAGCGCTGGCGCGGAACTACTCGTGCGCGGACGAAGCTCTCATCGCGGCGCTCGTCGACATGACGGCGCCACGCAAGCGCGGTTGGTGGGAGGAGTACCGGGAAATCCTGCCCACCGGGTTGCTCGACCTGGCCGAGCTCGAACACCACGCTGTCGCATTGCGCACGGCGTATATCGCGCACATCCCCGGCCTGCTGCAAACCTCCGAGCATGCTCGGGAAATCTTCCGGCAGGCCGTGCCGCCCCTGCCTCCTCCAGACGTGGAACACCGTGTCTCGCACCGCGTCAAACGCCAGGCCATCCTCTATCGGAACAAGCCCACGCCCTATACGGCGATCGTCCATGAGGCCGCCCTGCGGATGCGCTTCGGCGGACCGGTAACGGCACGAGAGCAGTTGCAGCACATCCTCGACATGAGCGAGCACGATAACATCAAGGTGCTGGTGATCCCCTTCGACGCCGGGTCGTTCCCAGGCTCGGGACAGTCCGTTTGCTACGTCTCCGGGCCCGTGCCTCAGCTGGACACGGTGCAACTCGATGCGGAGTATGGCTCCGAACTCCTCGATGCAGCGGCCCAGCTGGAGAAGTACCGCGTCGTGCTTGATCGCATGGAGGCGGTCGCTCTGCCAGAGAAGCGATCCCGCGACTTCATCCGGCACATCGTCAGCACCCTGGAAGGTGAATGA
- a CDS encoding DUF397 domain-containing protein, whose translation MSAHDWRKSSYSSEGNACLYLSAPDNTTIRLRESDEPETILTTTPTALSALIRSAKAGRLDHLGTA comes from the coding sequence ATGTCCGCCCACGACTGGCGAAAGTCCTCGTACAGCTCCGAAGGCAACGCCTGCCTCTACCTCTCCGCACCCGACAACACCACCATCCGGCTCCGCGAGAGCGACGAACCCGAGACCATCCTCACCACCACCCCCACCGCCCTGAGCGCCCTCATACGCAGCGCCAAGGCCGGGAGACTCGACCACCTCGGCACAGCTTGA
- a CDS encoding IPT/TIG domain-containing protein gives MISTALATAAPTAANWPPSQVGPPLLLSVTPNSGPAAGGNLVQLYGQNLRNVISVTFGGVPAQIVSQSSSGGGGWDGDWGGGWGGGGWPGGGWPGNPTNDIVVVIAPPHAPGPVQVLVTTTAGTSNSQVYTYVAPTPPTAVSITPTVGPTTGGTLYLITGTNLTGVTSVTFGGVPSAILTINPGGTSLIGITPAGPPAGGNVAVVLSGPNGTATVPGGFTYFVAPPAPAPTNITPNTGPAAGGTAFTINGTNLGGVLSVLFNGVPATSVAATATTVTGVTPAGVPGNATVTLVTANGTVTVPGGFLYV, from the coding sequence ATGATCTCGACCGCTCTCGCGACCGCCGCCCCCACCGCGGCCAACTGGCCCCCGTCCCAGGTGGGGCCGCCGTTGCTGCTGTCCGTGACGCCCAACTCGGGTCCCGCCGCCGGTGGGAACCTCGTCCAGCTCTACGGGCAGAACCTGCGCAACGTCATCAGCGTGACCTTCGGCGGTGTGCCCGCCCAGATCGTCAGCCAGAGCAGTTCCGGTGGCGGCGGCTGGGATGGTGACTGGGGCGGCGGCTGGGGCGGCGGTGGCTGGCCCGGAGGCGGCTGGCCGGGCAACCCCACCAACGACATCGTGGTGGTGATAGCCCCGCCGCACGCGCCCGGGCCGGTCCAGGTCCTGGTCACCACGACCGCCGGCACCAGCAACAGCCAGGTGTACACCTATGTGGCGCCGACGCCGCCCACCGCCGTCTCCATCACCCCGACCGTGGGACCGACCACCGGCGGCACCCTGTACTTGATCACGGGCACCAATCTGACCGGCGTCACCAGTGTCACCTTCGGCGGGGTCCCGTCGGCCATCCTGACCATCAACCCGGGCGGGACCAGCCTGATCGGCATCACCCCGGCGGGCCCGCCCGCGGGCGGCAATGTCGCCGTCGTGCTGAGCGGCCCCAACGGGACCGCCACCGTCCCCGGTGGTTTCACCTACTTCGTCGCGCCGCCCGCCCCGGCGCCCACCAACATCACGCCCAATACCGGCCCCGCCGCCGGCGGCACCGCGTTCACCATCAACGGCACCAACCTCGGCGGCGTGCTGAGCGTGCTGTTCAACGGCGTCCCCGCCACCAGCGTGGCCGCCACCGCCACCACGGTCACCGGCGTCACCCCGGCCGGGGTGCCCGGCAACGCGACCGTCACGCTGGTGACGGCCAACGGGACCGTCACCGTCCCCGGCGGCTTCCTCTACGTCTGA
- a CDS encoding DUF7196 family protein, translating into MACNCGGGARGPRPVVVYELTLPDGTVRRYFTYQEADAANKRAGSTGVINTAVQ; encoded by the coding sequence ATGGCCTGCAACTGCGGCGGAGGGGCGCGTGGCCCGCGACCCGTTGTCGTCTATGAGTTGACGCTGCCGGACGGCACGGTCCGGCGCTATTTCACCTATCAGGAGGCCGACGCGGCCAACAAGCGCGCGGGCTCCACCGGAGTGATCAACACCGCCGTCCAGTGA
- a CDS encoding GNAT family N-acetyltransferase: MDITIRRAQDAELDGIGELTAQVYLGDGLLDFGDSDPYLTTLRDARRRAAEAELLVAADAASDEVLGAVAFAVYGGAYAELARPGEGEFRMLAVRAQSRRRGVAEALVRACLDRGRALGLERIVISSQRSMTAAHRLYERLGFVRAPERDWSPIAKLDLTLWAFTVEL, encoded by the coding sequence ATGGACATCACGATCAGGCGGGCGCAGGACGCGGAGCTGGACGGAATCGGCGAGCTCACCGCGCAGGTGTATCTCGGGGACGGGCTCCTGGACTTCGGGGACAGTGATCCATATCTCACCACCCTGCGCGACGCCCGGCGCCGGGCCGCCGAGGCCGAGCTGCTGGTCGCGGCGGACGCGGCGAGCGACGAGGTGCTGGGGGCCGTGGCGTTCGCCGTGTACGGCGGGGCGTATGCGGAGCTGGCCCGGCCCGGCGAGGGCGAGTTCCGGATGCTGGCCGTGCGGGCTCAGTCGCGGCGGCGCGGGGTGGCCGAGGCGCTGGTGCGCGCCTGCCTGGACCGGGGGCGCGCGCTGGGGCTCGAGCGGATCGTGATCAGCAGCCAGCGGTCCATGACCGCCGCCCACCGGCTGTACGAGCGGCTGGGGTTCGTGCGGGCCCCGGAGCGGGACTGGTCGCCGATAGCCAAGCTGGACCTCACCCTGTGGGCGTTCACGGTGGAGCTGTGA